In Actinomycetes bacterium, a single window of DNA contains:
- a CDS encoding ABC transporter permease, whose translation MQSAADARASAQSRIRLELLANLVRKDLKVKYKNSTLGFVWSMANPLLYLAVFSLVFQFFLRSGVPRFAVYLMSGLLVWNFFNTATMSATGAVVDSANLVKKVRFPRVVLPLASVGFAGVHFALQLLVLFVFLVPFHPRTFGPQLWLLLPAIGVAVLFTVGMSLLVSGLNVRYRDVEHLLEIAMLAWFWMTPIVYSVGLVQKHLEARGLFWLYMANPMTSVITAMQRAIYRDPVKVINGVPTQVLAADGYAFYLKWLGIAALVSLGLLALGLWTFRRLQADFAEEL comes from the coding sequence ATGCAGAGCGCGGCCGATGCCCGCGCCTCGGCGCAGTCGCGGATCCGCCTGGAGCTGCTGGCCAACCTGGTCCGCAAGGACCTGAAGGTCAAGTACAAGAACTCGACCCTCGGCTTCGTGTGGTCGATGGCGAACCCGCTGCTCTACCTGGCCGTGTTCTCGCTGGTGTTCCAGTTCTTCCTCAGGAGCGGCGTGCCCAGGTTCGCCGTCTACCTGATGTCGGGGCTGCTGGTCTGGAACTTCTTCAACACCGCCACGATGAGTGCGACCGGCGCGGTGGTCGACAGCGCCAACCTGGTCAAGAAGGTTCGCTTCCCCCGGGTGGTGCTGCCGCTCGCCTCGGTCGGCTTCGCCGGGGTGCACTTCGCGCTGCAGCTGCTCGTGCTGTTCGTGTTCCTGGTCCCGTTCCACCCGCGGACGTTCGGCCCCCAGCTGTGGCTGCTGCTGCCCGCGATCGGTGTGGCCGTGCTGTTCACCGTCGGCATGAGCCTGCTCGTGTCCGGCCTGAACGTGCGCTACCGCGACGTCGAGCACCTGCTCGAGATCGCGATGCTGGCCTGGTTCTGGATGACGCCGATCGTCTACTCCGTCGGCCTGGTGCAAAAGCACCTGGAAGCCAGGGGGCTGTTCTGGCTCTACATGGCCAACCCCATGACGAGCGTGATCACCGCCATGCAGCGGGCCATCTACCGCGACCCGGTCAAGGTCATCAACGGCGTGCCCACCCAGGTGCTGGCCGCCGACGGCTACGCCTTCTACCTCAAGTGGCTCGGCATCGCCGCGCTGGTGTCGCTGGGCCTGCTCGCGCTGGGGCTGTGGACCTTCCGGCGCCTGCAGGCCGACTTCGCGGAGGAGCTGTAG
- a CDS encoding polysaccharide ABC transporter ATP-binding protein, whose protein sequence is MSEAVIGAQGVSKKFQLHHMRATSLKERLLLARKTVSEDFWALRDIDLEVGRGETVGLIGPNGSGKSTLLKVLAGILAPTTGTVEVHGRVASLLELGAGFSGELTGRENIYLNASILGLSKREIDRNFDAIVAFSELEPFIDNQVKHYSSGMYVRLGFAVAVHVDPDILLVDEVLAVGDEAFANKCLARVAEFQQQGKTILFVTHGLDLIAQICNRAVVLNHGRMLYEGDPAEAVERLRAFMGTAENQEDGLVGSGLLEIVDARVLDPRTGQPSRDFRVGDELVLEVDVKGLPEAPAAGVRLMVTGWADYWMYLMETPPDLLPAGGSSRTVRFQVPSLPNMQRVFSFSVALLKAGTKDVLDARRFGDQFQVHGPAEVGLAKVDYTYELPADHTYELPADHTHELPADAEEGE, encoded by the coding sequence GTGAGCGAGGCGGTGATCGGAGCCCAGGGAGTCTCCAAGAAGTTCCAGCTCCACCACATGCGGGCCACCAGCCTCAAGGAGCGCCTGCTGCTGGCCCGCAAGACGGTGTCGGAGGACTTCTGGGCCCTGCGCGACATCGACCTCGAGGTCGGGCGGGGCGAGACCGTCGGGCTGATCGGCCCGAACGGGTCGGGCAAGTCGACCCTGCTCAAGGTCCTGGCCGGCATCCTCGCCCCGACCACCGGGACCGTGGAGGTCCACGGGCGGGTCGCCTCGCTGCTCGAGCTCGGGGCCGGCTTCAGCGGCGAGCTGACCGGGCGCGAGAACATCTACCTCAACGCTTCGATCCTGGGCCTGTCCAAGCGCGAGATCGACCGCAACTTCGACGCGATCGTGGCCTTCTCGGAGCTGGAGCCGTTCATCGACAACCAGGTCAAGCACTACTCGTCGGGCATGTACGTGCGGCTCGGCTTCGCCGTCGCCGTCCACGTCGACCCCGACATCCTGCTCGTCGACGAGGTCCTCGCCGTGGGCGACGAGGCGTTCGCCAACAAGTGCCTGGCCCGGGTGGCCGAGTTCCAGCAGCAGGGCAAGACCATCCTGTTCGTCACCCACGGGCTCGACCTGATCGCCCAGATCTGCAACCGCGCCGTCGTGCTCAACCACGGCCGCATGCTCTACGAGGGCGACCCGGCCGAGGCGGTCGAGCGCCTGCGGGCGTTCATGGGCACGGCCGAGAACCAGGAGGACGGGCTGGTCGGCAGCGGCCTGCTCGAGATCGTCGACGCGCGCGTGCTCGACCCACGGACCGGCCAGCCGTCGCGGGACTTCCGGGTCGGCGACGAGCTGGTCCTGGAGGTCGACGTCAAGGGGCTGCCCGAGGCGCCTGCCGCCGGGGTCCGGCTCATGGTGACCGGCTGGGCCGACTACTGGATGTACCTGATGGAGACCCCGCCCGACCTGCTGCCGGCCGGGGGCTCGTCTCGCACCGTGCGCTTCCAGGTGCCGTCCCTGCCGAACATGCAGCGGGTGTTCTCGTTCTCGGTGGCGCTGCTCAAGGCGGGCACCAAGGACGTGCTCGACGCCCGCCGGTTCGGCGACCAGTTCCAGGTCCACGGGCCGGCCGAGGTGGGGCTCGCCAAGGTCGACTACACCTACGAGCTGCCGGCCGACCACACCTACGAGCTGCCGGCCGACCACACCCATGAGCTGCCGGCCGACGCGGAGGAGGGGGAGTGA